In a genomic window of Azotosporobacter soli:
- a CDS encoding GlsB/YeaQ/YmgE family stress response membrane protein: MLWPILIGILSGWLAGNIMRGSGFGLIGDLLVGIAGSFIGSYLFTFFGLTAYGAIGEVIMATLGAIAMLAVIRFL; the protein is encoded by the coding sequence ATGCTTTGGCCCATACTAATAGGCATTCTCTCCGGCTGGTTAGCCGGCAACATCATGCGCGGCAGCGGTTTTGGCTTAATCGGTGATTTGCTCGTAGGCATAGCCGGCTCTTTCATCGGCAGTTACCTTTTTACCTTTTTCGGTTTAACTGCTTATGGCGCCATTGGCGAAGTAATCATGGCAACCCTCGGCGCGATTGCAATGTTGGCGGTCATACGTTTTCTCTAA